From a region of the Lepidochelys kempii isolate rLepKem1 chromosome 26, rLepKem1.hap2, whole genome shotgun sequence genome:
- the BMP10 gene encoding bone morphogenetic protein 10, with translation MDTVAIQLWATLSLLVHLAACSPIMSLEQSSLEEDVPLFDELLSEQDGVDFSTLLQNMKNEFLKTLNLSDIPLHETPKVEPPEYMLELYNRFATDRTSMPSANIVRSFKNEDLTSHPIGITGIRKYPLLFNVSIPHHEEITMAELRLYTLVERDRILYDGLDRKVTIFEVLENNHAGREGEERKMVALASRQIYGTNSEWETFDITDAMRRWRRLELTTHRLEVQIESGEGEEPNGEGKLDIDINSEAKHVPLLIVFSDDLSNDNKEEKQELDEMIDHEQLLDLEKLGMGNFHNRPGEEALLQMRSNIIYDSTARIRRNAKGNYCKRTPLYIDFKEIGWDSWIIAPTGYEAYECRGVCSYPLTEHVTPTKHAIVQTLVHLKNPQKASKACCVPTKLDPISILYLDAGVVTYKFKYEGMAVAECGCR, from the exons ATGGATACTGTCGCCATTCAGCTGTGGGCAACCCTCTCTCTGTTGGTGCACCTTGCAGCTTGCAGTCCCATCATGAGCCTGGAGCAGTCTTCCCTGGAGGAAGATGTGCCCCTCTTTGACGAGCTTCTTTCGGAGCAGGACGGAGTTGATTTCAGCACGCTGCTTCAGAACATGAAAAATGAGTTCTTGAAGACGTTGAACCTCTCTGATATTCCCCTGCATGAAACACCTAAGGTGGAGCCCCCAGAATACATGTTAGAGCTGTACAACAGGTTTGCCACTGATAGGACCTCAATGCCATCCGCAAATATTGTTAGAAGCTTCAAAAATGAAG ATCTGACTTCCCACCCTATTGGTATCACAGGAATCCGGAAATACCCTCTTCTCTTCAACGTTTCCATCCCTCACCATGAAGAGATCACCATGGCAGAGCTGAGACTCTACACACTGGTGGAGCGGGACAGAATACTCTATGATGGGCTGGATAGGAAAGTCACCATTTTTGAAGTACTGGAGAACAACCATGcggggagagaaggagaggagagaaaaatggTGGCACTTGCATCCAGGCAGATCTACGGCACCAACAGTGAGTGGGAGACCTTTGATATCACAGATGCCATGAGGCGCTGGCGTAGGTTAGAGCTGACCACTCACAGGCTAGAGGTGCAGATAGAGAGCGGAGAAGGGGAGGAGCCAAACGGAGAGGGGAAACTCGATATTGACATCAATTCCGAGGCCAAGCACGTGCCTCTGTTGATTGTGTTCTCAGACGACCTGAGCAATGACAATAAAGAGGAGAAGCAGGAACTGGACGAAATGATAGACCATGAGCAGCTGCTGGATTTGGAGAAGCTGGGCATGGGCAACTTCCACAACAGGCCCGGTGAAGAGGCGCTGCTCCAGATGCGCTCCAACATCATTTATGACTCCACAGCCCGTATCCGGAGGAATGCCAAGGGCAACTACTGCAAAAGGACTCCGCTCTATATCGACTTCAAGGAGATTGGCTGGGATTCCTGGATCATCGCCCCGACGGGATACGAAGCCTATGAGTGCCGCGGAGTGTGCTCCTACCCTTTAACTGAACACGTCACGCCAACTAAACACGCCATTGTCCAGACTTTGGTTCACCTGAAAAATCCTCAGAAAGCTTCCAAAGCCTGCTGTGTACCTACCAAGCTTGATCCCATCTCCATCCTCTACTTAGACGCAGGGGTGGTTACTTACAAGTTCAAATATGAGGGGATGGCAGTTGCAGAGTGTGGCTGCCGATAG